The Bacteroidota bacterium genome contains the following window.
ACTTACCTCAAAGTATGCCATTAACCATGAATTTAAAAAAATTATGGAAGCTAAAAGAGACGTGGTGGTAATTAATGAAAAAGGGGAAGTTTTAAACACTGAACACTTAATTTGGGATCAGCAAAAGGAGACAATCCACACCAATGAATTTGTTAAAATAACTACAGCAGATGAAATTATAATGGGTGAAGGAATGGAGGCTGATCAACACTTTACCCGCTATAAAATTAAAAATATAACAGGAACCATTAATATAAAAAACGATGAAGATAATACGAATCCTTGAGTTAGCATGGTTGATAATTGCAATTGCCGGAGCGGTTTTGGGAATTTATAAATTTGCAAACGAAGGATTGAGCGAGGCTATTTATTTTTTTATCTTTACTTTTGTTGCTGCTGTTTTTTATTATATCAGGAGAAAACAAAGAATAAGAATGGAACAAGAGAATCGTCCCCTTGAATAAGATGCGTTTAAACTTTATTTGGCTATGGATAGTTGGTTAATTATTGCCATTTCCTTAGCTTTTTCAGCTTTTTTTTCTGGTATTGAAATTGCCTTCATTTCTGCCAATAAACTTCGCATTGAACTCGAAAGCAAGCAGGATGTAATTACTTCTAAAATAATATCTACTTTTTTTCTTTCCAATCCTTCTCGCTTTATTGGCACTATGCTGGTTGGAAATAACATTGCTCTGGTTATTTATGGTATTACAATGGCCAAAATACTCGAGCCCCTTATTTCCCGATATTTAAGCTCTGAGCTTTCCCTTCTCATTTCTCAAACCATTATTTCCACTCTTGTAATCCTTATCACGGCTGAATTTCTTCCTAAAGCATTATTTCGTATTAACCCCAATAAAATTCTAGGTTTCTTTGCTATTATAGTTTTGATGTTGCATTTTATTCTCTATCCTATCGTTTTTTTTACTGTAGGAATTTCTGAATTCCTTTTAAAGAATGTTTTTAGGGTTAAACTTGTTCAGGGCAGAATGGTCTTTAATCGCATTGACCTTGACAATTACATAAAAGGAATTTCCACTCAGGAGGATGAGAAGGAGGAAAGGGATCATGAAATTCAGATCTTCCAAAATGCCCTGGATTTTTCAAGCCGTAAAGTAAGGGATAGCATGATTCCACGCACAGAAATCGAAGCACTTGATGTGGAGTGCCACATGGATGAATTAAAGCAAAAATTTATTGAAACCGGCTTGTCTAAAATACTTATTTATCGGGAAACTATTGATGAGATTATTGGATATGTTCATTCCTATGAAATGTTTAGAAAACCAACAACTATAAAATCTGTTTTATTGCCAGTTTTAATAGTTCCTGAAACCATGCCTGCGCAGGTTGCATTAAGTTTATTTATACAACAAAGAAAAAGCATAGCCGTTGTAGTTGATGAGTTTGGAGGTACAGCAGGAATGCTAACTATTGAAGATATTATGGAGGAGATTTTTGGTGAAATTGAGGATGAACATGATACGGAAGAACTCGAGGATATAAAGATTTCAGATACTGAATATTCTTTTGCCGCACGTTTAGAAATAGATTACCTGAACGATGAATATAAATTGGATCTCCCGGTTTCGGATGAGTATGAAACACTAGCAGGTTTAATTATTACTCATTACGGAGGTATTCCTGAACAGGATGCTGAAATAAGAGTAGGAGATTTGTTGTTTATTATTAAACAAGTCAGTGAAACCCGTATTGAAAAGGTTAAACTGCATATTTTAGATCATATAAAGTAATTATTTAATGAATTAATTCCCTATAACTGATAATCATGTATTTAATTTGCAGATTGTTTCAAAAACAAGCAAAACAAGATTTGACTTTGAGCAAATTGTTATGATAAATCAACAAAATAATTGCATAATATCTTTTAAAGTTCAGCGTATTAGTTTTATATATCATTTTACAGTTGTATATTCGCAACCCAATTAAAAAAAATAAAGATGTCAGTTTTAAGTACAATAAGAGAAAAATCAACATTACTCCTAATAATTATTGGAGGAGCCCTGGTGGCATTTATCCTAGGTGACGTTCTGAGTTCAGGAGAACGTTTGTTTTCGAGTAACAGTAACAATATCGGTGAAATTGCCGGTCAAACTATTTCTGCCCAGGAGTTTGAGCAAAGACTTCAAAAAATGGAGGAAAACTACAGGCTGAATACAGGTAGTTCCTCAATTGATGAATCAACCAGGGAATCTCTAAGGCAACAAGCCTGGAATCAAGCCCTGAATGAAATAATAATGGAGGAGGAATACAGAGGAGTAGGTATTAAAGTTACCTCGCAGGAGTTGTATGAGCTGGTTGCAGGATCTGATCCTCATCCTACCGTTCAAAGAGCCTTTTCTGATCCTAGCTCCGGAACATTTGACAAGAACAGAGTTTTGAGTTTTTTGAAAACAATGGATGAAGATCCCTCTGGCGCTACAAAAATCAGGTGGATTGAATTTGAAAGAGGAATAAAGCAGGAAAGAATGAATGAGAAGTACAATGATCTTATTAAAAAAGGATTGTATATACCAACCAAACTTGCTCATCATGAATACTTGGCTAAGCAGAAAAATGCCAGTTTGCAATATGTTGTAAAAAGATATTCTGAAATAACAGATTCTGAAATTACTTTTAATGAGGATGATTTAAAAAAATACCACAAGGAACATCAAAAGGAATTTGATCAGGAAAAATCAAGAAAAATTGAATTTGTGGTTTTTGATGTTGTTCCTTCTAAAGAAGATTTGGCTAAAGCTGAAAAAGCAATTATGGAGTTAAAAGATGACTTTGCAGCCAGCATAGATGATTCATCATTTATTAAAATGTACTCAGATGGAGGGCTTCAAATTGAAGTTTTAGGTGAAAATCAATTGCCTGCTGAATTAGTTGAACTTTTTCATGCTGAAAAAGGCTCGATTAAAGGTCCCTACAAAGAGGAGCAATCCTTTAAAATTGCTAAAGTAGTGGATCAGGTTTTTGTACCGGATTCTGTTCGTGCACGTCACATTTTAATTCCTGTTCAAGAAGGTAATACTGAAGCAGCGCTTGCAAAGGCAGATTCATTAAAAAAACTTATTAAAGGGGGTAAGAAATTTGCAGAAATGGCAGAAAAACATTCTGAGGATTTTGGATCAGCTGCAAAAGGTGGAGATTTAGAATGGTTTACCGAAGGTACGATGGTTAAGCCTTTTAACGATGCTGTTTTTTATGGCAAAAAAGGGGATATGCCCATTGTGGTTTCTCAATTTGGCGTTCACTTAATTGAAATTACCGGCAGATCGACAGAAAACAAAAGAGTGAAATTTGCTTTCATTGAAAAAAATATTGAAGCAGGACCAAATACCTTCCAGGATTATTATATTGCTGCGAGTGAATTTGCAAACAAAAACAAATCATTGGAAGCATTTGATAAAGCAGTTTCCGAAAAAGGTCTTAACAAAAGAATAGCAGATAACATAAAGCCAGGTGACAGAATGATTGCAGGTGTGGAGCAATCAAGAGAATTGGTTAGATGGGCTTTTAAAGAAAAACAAGGAAGCATTTCCAAACCTTTTGAATTTGAAGATAAATTTATTGTAGCTTCTTTAGTTGAAGTTAGGGAAGAAGGAGTGGCCAGCCTTGATCAGGTAAAAGAACAAGTGGAAAAAGCAGTTATTAAGGAAAAGAAAGCTGAAAAGTTAATGCAGGAATTAAATACTGCTTTAGCATCTTCAAATTCAATTGAGGAAGTAGCAACTAAAGTAAATGCTAAATCAGAATCTGCCGATAATATTAATTTTTCCTCCTTTTCAATTCCTGGAATTGGTCGTGAACCTAAGATAGTTGGTACAGCCTTTGGAATTCAAAAGGATGTTATTTCATCACCTGTTAAGGGTGAAACAGGAGTTTTTGTTATCAAAGTAACAGCAATTAACTCTCCAGCAGAAATTACAGACTATTCAGAACATAAAAACAAACTTTCTTCAAACCTTACAAACAGAGTTGGTTATGAAGCTTTTGAAGCATTGAAGGAGAATGCAAAAGTTACCGACAACAGATATAAATTCTACTAAGAAAATTCAATTCTTTAATTCATTTCATAAAAAAAGCACCTTCTGGGTGCTTTTTTTATGAATAGCCTTGTGCATTTTCGCCCAGCCCAATGCGCCTAAAGGCTCTAAGCCTACACATTGATATATATTATATCCAAATGAAATAGCCATGCGCTCAGCTCTTGCCTAAACAACACTGAATATTGCTTTCCCGATAAATCGGGATGGCAATTAAAACACACATTATATCCGTATGAAAGCCATGCACCAAGCGCTCCTGAACAAATAGGAATAAGATAAACTGCCAAAAATTCAAAATAAAAATAAAATCCCAGATCCCAAGGGGGAACAACAGTAATAGACTAATTTAAAATATTCAGTCTGCTGGAATCCAGTTTCAGAAAAATGAAAAGCAGAATGGTAAAGGACCAAAGTGAAGAACCACCGTAGCTAAAAAAAGGAAGAGGAATTCCAATTACGGGAGCAAGGCCTATTGTCATACCAATATTAATTACCATGTGGAAAAATATAATTGAGGCTACTCCATAACCATAAATTCGACTGAATGGGGAACGTTGCCTCTCGGCAATAACAAGCAGCCGCATAAGCAGGATGATAAATAAACCAATTACAAGGGTACTGCCTAGAAAGCCCCATTCCTCACCAATGGTACAAAAAATAAAATCGGTACTTTGTTCAGGAACAAAATTGTATTTGGTTTGCGTACCCTGTAAAAAGCCCTTTCCCGTTAATCCGCCTGATCCTATGGCTATTTTAGATTGGTTTACATTATAACCTGCCCCTTTTAAATCCATCTCCTTTCCCAATAATACATTAATCCTGTTTTTTTGATGCGGTTGAAGTTTTGTTTCAAAAAGATAATCCACGGAGTACACTACAATTGAGGATAAAAGAAAAAACAAGATTATAGGAATAATTTTGCTTGCTTTTTTCTTTACAAGCAATATCATCACTAAAGAAATCCCAGCGAGAATAGAAACAAGAATAATTTTATCAAAAAGTAAGGCTAAAATAAACAAGCTTATCGAAAGTAGTCCCAAAAGAAGGTAATTTCCTGATAAGCCTTCGCGGTATAAAACAAAAACAAATGCTCCAAAAACAAGTGCGCTTCCCGTTTCATTTTGTCCGATAATTATTAATGGTGGTACTGCAATAATTAATCCTGCAATAAGCTTTGTTTTAATATCTTCCATCTTAATATTGATGTTGCTTAAGAATTTGGACAGAGCAAGGCAAGTGGCAAATTTTGCGAATTCAGCAGGTTGAACACGAAAATCTCCAATTGCAAACCACGATCTTGAGCCATTTATTTCTACGCCCAAAAAGATTACACTTATTAAAATTAATAAGATTACCCCGTATATGGGATAGGCAAATGTGGTATAAAATTCAGCATCAATAATTAGAATTACACTAAATAGTAATATTGAAGTTACAATCCATATTAATTGCCTTCCATAATTTTGACTAAGGTCAAATATACTTTGGTGTTCATCATTATAAACTGCAGCATAGATATTTATCCATCCCAATAAAACCAACAACAGGTATAGCAAAACCGTAACCCAGTCAATTTGTGAAGCTATGCTTTTCTGATTTCTCATTTCAGGGATATTAAATTGCCTTCAAACATTCTTTTTTCTATTGCAGGCCGGGTTATTTCCCCGTTAATGTATTTTTCAATCATTAAACTGGCAATAGGCACGGCCCATGTTGCTCCAAATCCGGCATTTTCAACATACACTGCTATAGCGATTTTGGGGTTGTCTTTAGGCGCAAATGCAATATATATGGAGTGGTCTTTCCCATGGGGGTTTTCTGCAGTTCCTGTTTTTCCGCAAAATGGAATACCCGGAATCTTTCCACCTCTTCCAGTTCCGGCCTCAACCACCTGATACATACCCTCTATAACCAGGTCGAAATATTTTGGTTCTACTGTAGTATGATTTTTTGTGTTGAAATGAGTATTTGCTTCTCCGTTAATTGCCTTTACAATATGGGGGCTATAATAAAAACCACGATTTGCTAAAATGGCAACATAGTTGGCCATTTGTAAAGGTGTTACTCCCATTTCACCCTGCCCTATTCCCAAGGAATATACAGATGATGCCTTCCATCTACCTTTTCCGTGATAACGATCATAATACTCAGCAGCAGGCACAAATCCCTTTAACACATTTGCCAGGTCAGATTCAAGTTTTACACCAAAACCAAAACTGTTTATATGCTCTTTCCATACATTATAACCCTTTTCGGTTGTTGGGTATTTATTAATTATTCGGGTGAAAACCTGGCAATAAAAAGGGTTACATGAATACTGAACCGATTGAATAATATTGGCAGGAGAGGGATGAGGATGACATTTTACGCTTTTGCTTCCTACAGTAAAACTACAGGAAATGCGCGAATTTTCGTTAAGAATTCCTTCCTGTTGTACGATTAAAGCATTTACTAATTTAAAGGTAGATCCAGGTGGGTAAGATGCCATCAAAGCACGATTAAACAAGGGTTTTAAAGTGTCTTGGGCCAACTTTTGGTAGTTGTAGGATCTATCACGACCAACAAGAAGATTGGGGTCGTAAGAAGGAGTAGTAATAAGGGCAAGAATTTCGCCAGTGGAAGGTTCAATTGCTACTATACTACCTGTTTTGTTTTGCATTAATTTATCTCCATAAGCCTGCAATTGGGCATCAATGGTTGTGGTTAGGCTTTTTCCGGCAATAGCAGTTGAATCATAGGTGCCATTCCTGAAACTGCCTTTTTCCCTGTTATGCACATCCACCATAACCACCCGTAGGCCTTTTTTACCCCTTAAATCATCTTCGTAAGATTTTTCAAGACCACTAATACCAATATAATCCCCTGATCGGTAATAATGATTTTCTTCCGTAACCTTGTTGTTCACCTCCCCAACATATCCCAATAAATGAGCTGCTATCTTTTCGGGATAATAACGTAGTGTCCTTTTTTGAACATAAAATCCCGGGAAACGATAAAGGCTCTCTTGCATGCGAGCATAGGATTGGGAAGAATATTGACTGGTAAATACTGTCGGTTTATAATAGGAATAAGCCTTGGCCTTGTTTATTTTATCGATAAATGATTCAATGCTAATACCAATAAGGCTACAAAATTCAAGCGTATCAATGTTTTTAACTTGACGGGGAATTATCATCAAATCATAGGCAGCCTCATTATATACCAATAATTTTCCATAACGGTCATATACCATCCCCCGGGTTGGATATTCTATCACATACCTTAATACATTGTTATCTGCATCAAGTTTATATTTATCATCAATTACCTGAAGGTAAAACAAGCGCAATGAAAACACTATACCTATTATCATAAAAATGATATAGATTACATATTTTCTATCTGCGTAATTAGTTTTCATTTAATAAATATAATTACACGTTTTAAAACGTGGTTTTTTTTAAATAATTCTAATGGCTTCTCTTTCTAAAAATTGTTGATTTTTTCCCTTAATAGTTTACCAATCCTTTACGCTGTAGCTTTATTCTTTCCTGTTCAAAAACTTCTTGATTAATCAATTGAAAATCAATCAGGTTGTTTTTGATTTAGTAAAAAGAAGTTGTACAATTACTACAAGAATTAAGGTAAAAGCACTGCTTAAAATAATCCTTGAAAAAATAGAGAACAACTCTCCAAAGCGGAATATTTCAATGAAAAAATAAACAAGGTGATGCAATAGGATCAGGATTCCTGAATAGGCTACAAACCAATTATGGCCCATGTCGTTTATAGTAGGTTCTGAAGTGAATTCATACCCTCCCCTGGGTTTAATAATATCAAGCACAAATGGCCTGCAATATGCCATAAAAGTTGCAGCGGCTGCATGCATTCCGGAAGAATTTGAAAAAACATCAACGCTTAATCCTAACAAAAATGAGAATACAAGTAGCATCCATTTGGGAATATCCAAAGGAAGCATTAGTATGAACAAAACATAAAGATAAGGATTCACATACCCACTTAACTGAATGTTGTTAAGAACAAGTATTTGAACCAACACCAGAATAAAGAAACGGGAAATGTTTTTTAAAAGATTAATTGTCATTTTGTGTTTTTTCTTCCAGTTTGTATTGCTCTTGCTTCATTAAATTATCAACCACATAAACATAAGATAATCTTGCAAAGTCTGTAAAAAGATTAAGCTTTATAATGTAAAAATTATTTCCTTCTTTTAAATAAATATCCTCGATTATTCCTATACTAACATTGTCAGGAAATATAGCTGATGCCCCGCTGGTTACTACAGTGTCTCCTATAATTAAAACGGCATGTTTTGGAACATCATACATAGTAACAACTCTTGAATCTCCTCCCTCCCAAACTACAGAGCCCAAATAGCCCGATTTTTTGATTTTGCTGCTAATTGTAGCACTTTTGTGGAGTAATGATAATACTGTGCAAAAATTATCCGAAACATCTTTTACAATTCCTACAATTCCATCAGGCGCAATTACTCCCATCAAAGGCTTTATGCCATGATTGCTGCCCTTGTCAAGAGTGATGTAATTGTTTCTGCGATTCACTGAATTGTTTATAACCTTCGCCTCCTGGTAAGTGTATTTTTGTTTGTAAGATGAATCCTCCACCCTTGTTACAAAGCTTATATTTTCAATAAAGGAAGAAGTGGATTGGGATAAAAGTCTGGCATTTTCTTGGGCCAGGAGCTGATTTGATTTCTTTAGGTTTATATATCCGGTTACATCATCAAAAAGATGATAAACATTAGCGGATATATAATTAGAAGAATTGAAAAAACCTGTATTGTGAAATTTGCTATTTGCTACAATTAAATAAAATGCTGAAACCTCCAAAAAAAGAAACAAGAAGAAATTGTTATTCTTCCAAAGAAAGCTTATTAAACTACGCATTTTCTAAATTGTGCTTCAAAACCGAATAATACCCTGTGTATAAAGAGATACAACGAACTAATGAATAAATTGTTTCACTAAATAGTTTGGATTTCTTAAACTGTTTAGGCAAATGGATTAAAATAGAATTACCTGATAAGAAAAGGAAATTTTTCTATGTTTTTTAGCGCAATTCCTGTCCCTCTTGCAACCGCACGTAAAGGATCCTCAGCTACATGAACAGGTAATTTTGTTTTAAGTGCTATTCGTTTATTTAACCCCCGTAACAGGGATCCGCCTCCTGCCATGTAAATACCCGTACGGTAAATATCAGCCGATAATTCGGGTGGAGTCATTTCCAATGCACTTAAAATTGCTTCTTCAATTTTAGCAATTGATTTGTCAAGTGCATGTGCTATTTCTGAATATGAAACATAAATTTCCTTTGGAATTCCAGTCATTAAATCTCGCCCATGAACTGCATAATCAGGGGGAGGATTGTCAATATCCGGCATGGCAGCTCCAACTTCTATTTTTATCCTTTCCGCAGAGCGTTCACCAATTAAAATATTGTGTTGCCTTCTCATGTAATCTTCAATATCGCTGGTGAATTCATCTCCGGCTACCCTTATGGATTTATCGCAAACTATACCACCCAATGCAATTACAGCGATTTCAGATGTTCCTCCACCAATATCAATAATCATATTTCCCATTGGTTCTTCTACATCGATGCCAATGCCAATGGCTGCTGCCATGGGTTCATGAATAAGGTAAACTTCTTTTCCCCCGGCATGTTCAGCAGAGTCACGCACAGCCCTTTTTTCAACCTCTGTAATACCTGATGGAATACAAATCACCATTTTTAAGGAAGGTGTAAATAATTTTCTTCCAGGATTTATCATTTTTATCATCTCTCTTATCATGTGTTCTGCAGCGTGAAAATCTGCAATTACACCGTCTTTAAGTGGTCGGATGGTTTTAATGTTTTCATGGGTTTTTCCATGCATTTGCATGGCTTTTTTACCAACGGCAATAACCTTGCCCGTTGTACGATCAATTGCCACAATGGATGGCTCATCAACTACCACTTTATCATTAAAAATAATTAAAGTGTTGGCAGTTCCCAGGTCAATTGCAATTTCCTGTGTAAATAAATCAAAAAATCCCATCAGTTAGCTGAATTTTGGTAATTAATGTTTAAAATGTCTTACTCCTGTCAAAACCATAGAAATGCCATTGTTATTGCAATATGCTATGGATTCATTGTCTTTTATTGAACCTCCAGGCTGAATTACAGCTGAAATTCCTTCATTTCCTGCTATTTCAACACAGTCTGCAAAAGGAAAAAATGCATCTGAAGCCATAACAGACCCTTTCAAATCAAAGCCAAATGCCTTGGCTTTGATTATAGCTTGTTTTAAAGCATCCACCCTTGAGGTTTGGCCTGTTCCGCTTCCCAACAACTGCTTGTTCTTAACCAATACAATTGTATTTGATTTGGTGTGTTTTGCAAGTATATTTGCAAACAGCAAATCCTCTGTTTCTTTTTCTGTTGGTGCTGTTTTTGTTACCATTTGAAGCATTTTCAAGCTTTCGGTTTTAATATCCCTGTCTTGTTCAAGCACCCCGTTTAACACCGTGCGAAATTGTTTTAATGGAAGTGCACTATTTTTCTGTCTGAGTATTATCCTGTTTTTCTTTTGTTTGAGCATTTCCAATGCCTGTTCTTGGTATGAAGGAGCAATAACTACTTCACAAAACAATTCATTTATTTCTATTGCTGTTTGTAAATCTATTTCTCTATTGCAAATTAATACTCCTCCAAAGGCTGAAACAGGATCCCCAGCAAGGGCAGCTCTCCATGCTTCAATTAGTTTTTCAGAAGATGCTATTCCACATGCGTTGTTGTGCTTTAAAATTGCAAAGGTAGCCTGATCCTTAAATTCTGATATAAGATTTACAGCAGCATCTACATCCAAAAGATTGTTATAGGACAATTCCTTGCCATGGTACTTTTCAAAAACAGCTTCGAGTTCACCAAAAAAAACACCTTTTTGATGCGGATTTTCTCCATATCGTAATGTTTGAAATTTAGTAATGCTTTGTTTGAAAACAGTCTCCTTATCCTGGTTAAAGTATTTAAAAATAGCAGTATCATAACCGCTTGAAACATTAAATGCCTTGGTGGCCATTTTTTTTCGGTCTTCAATGTCCGAAAAACCCTGTTTTATATTCAACAATTCCAGAAGTTCTGGATACTCGTTTTTGGAAGAAACAATTATTACATCATTGAAGTTTTTTGCTGCAGCACGTATTAGGGAAATCCCACCAATGTCTATTTTTTCAATAATGCTTTTTTCATCAGCCCCAGAAGCAACTGTATCTTCAAAAGGGTAAAGATCAACAATAACAAGATCTATTTCAGGTATTTCATATTCTTCAAGCTGTGCTGCATCACTTTGTATTTCTCTGCGGCTAAGTATTCCTCCAAATATTTTTGGATGTAGCGTTTTCACCCTTCCCCCTAAAATACTTGGATATGAAGTAAGGTTTTCAACCGGTATAACATCTATGCCAAAGGATTCTATGTATTCTTGAGTGCCACCTGTGGAGTATAGTGTTACACCTAACTCGTCTAATTTTTTCAGGACAGGCTCTAAGTTGTCTTTGTAATATACTGATATTAAGGCATTTTTAATTTTTTTCAATTGTTCGATTTTTTTTCGTATATTTTATATGCAAGTTTAAGCAAAAATAGCGTCAACTGACAATCAGCCTACCCTTTATTTTTCATTATTTATGAATAAATTGTTGTTTTTCTTAAAAACACCGTTTTTTGCTTATAATTATGACGAACGGTACCGGTTTTTTGCAAACATTAAATTATTTTTGTTTCTATGCTGTATTTGAAGCTTCTGTCTGAGAGTATATTATTTGCCATTCATGCACTGGTAGCAAATAAATTGAGAACTTTCCTTTCTCTATTGGGTATTACCATTGGTATATTCGCAATTATTTCCGTTTTTACAATGGTAGATTCTCTGGAAAAAAAAATTCGTGACAGCGTTTCTTCCTTAGGCGATAATGTAATATTTGTTCAAAAATGGCCCTGGACTTTTGGTGCGGATTATCCTTGGTGGAAATATTGGCAAAGACCTGTTCCATCAGTTAAAGAAATGCAAGAAATTCAAAGAAGGGGAACTATAATACAAGCAGCAACTTTTTTGGCTTCTGTAAA
Protein-coding sequences here:
- the purH gene encoding bifunctional phosphoribosylaminoimidazolecarboxamide formyltransferase/IMP cyclohydrolase yields the protein MEQLKKIKNALISVYYKDNLEPVLKKLDELGVTLYSTGGTQEYIESFGIDVIPVENLTSYPSILGGRVKTLHPKIFGGILSRREIQSDAAQLEEYEIPEIDLVIVDLYPFEDTVASGADEKSIIEKIDIGGISLIRAAAKNFNDVIIVSSKNEYPELLELLNIKQGFSDIEDRKKMATKAFNVSSGYDTAIFKYFNQDKETVFKQSITKFQTLRYGENPHQKGVFFGELEAVFEKYHGKELSYNNLLDVDAAVNLISEFKDQATFAILKHNNACGIASSEKLIEAWRAALAGDPVSAFGGVLICNREIDLQTAIEINELFCEVVIAPSYQEQALEMLKQKKNRIILRQKNSALPLKQFRTVLNGVLEQDRDIKTESLKMLQMVTKTAPTEKETEDLLFANILAKHTKSNTIVLVKNKQLLGSGTGQTSRVDALKQAIIKAKAFGFDLKGSVMASDAFFPFADCVEIAGNEGISAVIQPGGSIKDNESIAYCNNNGISMVLTGVRHFKH